In the Oscillospiraceae bacterium genome, GGCATAAGCCGTACATTCCCGAATCTGACCTTCGATGGATTCTTCGCGCTGGTTATCCGATGAATAGCGGGCATAGATCACAGCGGTCATGGCAGGCACCCCACTTTACACATCATTAAACGGCGAAAGGTTCTTTCAAAATGTAGTTTCGTATAATAATTTTACAACGGTTTGCAATGGGAAAATCAGCGAACAGCATTTAATTCTTTTCGTAAATCAGATACCCACCGACCTATGGTTTTCGCCATAAGCTGGTGGGCATCTGTTGTTCTGGCTTATAATTCACTGATGGTTGCAGTAATGGGCTGCATGAGGATTCGCCTGACCGGGTTATATACTGCCAGCACCACAGCCGCCAGCACGACTACGACAATCACGGCAAGACACCCCCACGGCACCTGCCACGCTGCACCGAAATAATGGGTGATGAGCAGGATATACAGCTTCCGATTCAGCACAAGACCCAGCGCAATGCCCACCACAAGACCGGACACCGCATAGGTGCCAGCTTCGGCAGAGATCATGCGTTTCAGCTGTGCATCATCCATCCCGATGGCACGCAGGATGCCATACTGCTTCATTCGTGCCGACACGCTCATGGAAATGCTGTTGATGATGTTCAGAATGGTGATTCCTGCAATCACGATGAGAAACGCATAGACCACCAGATGGAACGCCCAGTAGGTGCTTTGTATCATCCGATTTCCTTCGATTCGGTTGGAAAAAACAACCTGCTTGTTTAACGTGTCGCTCAGCAGGGTGTGTATTTGTGCAATGGCTGCGTCTGCTGTGGTATCTTTTAGTTGAATATCGATCACCGCATAGCGGTTTTGCCCGGTCAGCTGATGGAAGGTTTCTTCGGTGCAGATAACAATCGGGGAATCGGTACTACTGAACGGGCTGTCGTTCAATACACCCACGACTGTGAGCTTTGCATCCTCCAGCTGAATGGTATCACCCACAGTCAGAGAGTTGCTTTTGTCGAATACCGTCAGCACAGGGTATGTGCCATCCTCCGGCTCCTGCGGAAGGGTTCCGCTGATCAGGTCTTTTTTCGCCCAGCCAAACTGTATCGTATCGTATGAAATCAGGTCGATGGACCCCTGTTTTCCCTGATATTCCGCCGGGAACGGGCAATACATCCGCCCGAATGCGTGTTTGACTTCCGGCAGAGCTTCCAGCTGCTCCACCAGCACCGGGTCAAGGACATTTTGCCCGGATGTTTCACCCACCGATAAGTCCGGCGCGTAGGGCTGCAACGGATTCAGCGCAAATCCAACCCATCGAAGCAAAACCGAAAAGCTCAAAAACAGGAGAATGCTCAACGCAAAGGAACCTGTCATCAAAAGCAGATTCTTTTTGGACGAGGTTGCATGGCTCACGCCCAAAGAAAGCTCTGCACGACTTCCAAACAACCGAGCATGACACGGAGAAGCCGCTGCATTTTCCACCGCATTCCCAGTTGCTGCTGTGATTGGAGAAGCTTTTGCCGCCCGCCGTGCCGGAGAAGATGCCGCGAACCAAACCGTGACTAGTCCCAATACCATTCCGCAAACAATGCCGACCGGGCTTATTCCGAACACCGGCAAAGAGCTGAATTCATCGCCGACAAATCCACGCAGAAAGGCACACAATCCCCATGTGGAAACGATTCCCAGCACACACCCTGCTGGAACAGCAGTTTTACACCAGAAAAGAGCTTCCAGCCGGACAAGCGTCCGAACCTGATTTTTTCCTGCCCCAAGACAACGCAGCATTCCATAATAGCTGGTACGCTGAGCTACATTGCTGTTGATGCTGCCTGTGATCATAAAAATTCCGGCAAGGACGACCATGCCAGCCAACACAGCCGCCACCGTATATAAGCCTACAATATAATCGTTGTTGCTGCTTGCGTTCAACGCCATCAGGTAAGCGTTTTCGGAGATTTTTTCTTCTGGAATGCCGTACTCTTTTTCGACATTTTCAATAGACTGCCGCAAATTGGTGCGTGGCTTGAACTGGATGTAATACTGTGTTTCAAAGGATTCTTCTACCTGTGCAGTGATCTGAGAAAATGTACTGCGGTTCATCACCAGAACAACAGCATCGTACTGGTTCGCCTCGGAGGTATCTTCATTAAAACCTGCGACAGTAAGTGAAATGGTCTGTCCATCCGGGAGCGTCAGCGGAATCGCTGTACCGACCGTAACATCCAGCCAATCCCGGATGTTTGCTGTCACGAGCACTTCGCCATCCGCCGGGGCAGTGCTACACTGCATTCCCGGAAAGATTTGAAGGATTGCATCATCTGCTCCTACCAGTGCGGCACGTTTATCTCCGGCAAAGTAGTTTTCCGTAAGGGAAGCGTTGATGTCGCTATACGCTGAAAATGCAGCAACATCCTCCTGTGCGGCAAGCTCTGCGGCTGTTTCAGGGGAGATGTCCTTTACCATGATATGCCAGTTTCCGTTTTTGTTCAGCTGGTTTGAGGTTTCCATCCGAATCGCCATATCTGCCATACTGAACACCACCGTAACCAGAAACACCGCAAGGACGATGCACAAAATCGTCATGCGGTTCTGCCGTCTGCGTACCTTGGCAGAAATCGGGATCAGGCTCAGATAGCTTTTCATTTCTGTGCTGCTCATTCCCGGCACCTCCCAAAATCGGTCAGGCAGCCGTCCGATACCTGCAGCACCCGGTCTGCCGTCTGCGCAATGCTGCGGTTGTGGGTGATCATCAGGATGGTCTGCTCGTATTTCCGGGATGTTTCTTTTAGCAGGGCAATGACCTCGCTGGTGTTCTGGGTGTCCAGATTGCCGGTCGGCTCATCCGCCAAAATCAGTGAAGGGCGGGTCATCAGGGCGCGGCCGATGGCTACCCGTTGCTGCTGCCCACCGGAAAGCTGGCTTGGCAGATGCTTCCGACGGTCTTTCAGATTCAGCACGGTCAGCAGTTCTTCCAGATATGCCCTGTCCGGCTTTTGGTAGTCCAGCAGCACCGGGAACAGGATGTTCTGTTCTACGGTCAGTTCCGGGATAAGGTTGAATGCCTGAAAGATAAAACCGATATTGCGGCGGCGGAAGATCGTCAGCTCCCGGTCTTTCATGGCAAAAACATCCTTGCCATCAATCAGCACCTTGCCGGAAGTCGGCGTATCCAGTCCGCCGATCAGATTGAGCAGGGTGCTTTTGCCGGAGCCGGATTCGCCAACGACCGCCACATATTCGCCTTTCGGCACGGAAAAGCTGACATCTTTCAGCGCATGGACAGCAGTTTCTCCGCTGCCGTAGGTCTTGCAGAGATGGTTGACTTCTAATAGTTCCATAGTGTATCCCTCACTTTGCAGGTTCCTTCGATTCAGACGGATTATCTCTGTCTGTGCAGAAAAGGATAACACGTCAACCTTACTGCAAGCCTACACTCAGCCTACAATTTTGTAGGAATCGGAAAATTCAGAGTAAAGGTCGTGCCCTTTCCCAGCTCACTGTCTACTTCAATGGTGCCGTGATGGGCTTCCACAACAGCTTTTGTCAGCGGCAGACCCAGCCCGATGCCCTGTGTATCCTGTGAAAAGCGGCTGCGATAAAACCGTTTGAAGATATGGTACAAATCTTCCGGGTGGATGCCGCTGCCGTTGTCGCGCACTTTGATCTGAACCATGGACGGCAGTGCATTCCACTCTACCTGAATCGTATCTCCGCTCTTTGTGTGGTCAAGGGCATTCTTTACAAGATTGTCCACAGCTTCCTGCATCCAGTCACGGTCGCACCAAAGTGTAACCGCCTCTGAGCCGGACAGAACAAGCTTTTTCTGTTCCTGCTCTGCACGATAGTTATACTGCCGCGCGATGTCCTGCACCATTTCAGCAACATTTTCGTTTTTCTTCTCCAATACGACCGAACCGGCATCCAGCCGGGTGATTTTGAGCAGATTCTGCACCAGCGTTTCGATGCGGTCCAACTCTTGTTCGGACAGGTCTGCAAACTCTTTGACTTCCGACGGCGAAACAGCTTCGTCCTGAAGCAGACCATTGTAGATATTCAACGCCGCCAGCGGTGTTTTGAGCTGGTGCGAAATATCTGCAATGGTATTTTTCAAAAAATGCTTCTCCCGCTGCTCGTTGTCTGCGTGTGCGCTCAGAACTGCCGCCAATGCATTAACGGAGTGAAACAGACGGTAAAGTTCTCCCTCCCGGTCGCAGTCCAGTCGTGCATCCGGGTTGCCATCCAGACAGCTTTGGATTTGCTGGACTGCCTGTTCCAGAAGTGCGCTCTGCCTTTGAAAATAGCAGAAAAGAATGCCCCAGAGGCAGCCGCCCAGCAGCAGAAAAACAAACAGTGACCCGAAAGAGAATGCGTGCGTTGTATGCCATGCAACGCCCTGCGTGAGAGCCAATGCCACTGCCCAGACCGCCAGCACGGCTTGGAATAAATTCCGGATCTCCCGGTTTGCGAATACTTTCATACGGCACCTTTACCCATTCCATTTATAGCCCATCCCGCGGACAGTCAGCAGCATCTGCGGTTTGCCGGGGTCGTCCTCGATCTTCATCCGCAGCCGCCGGATGTACACCGTTAAGGCACTGCTGTCAATGTAATCTCCATCGCAGTCCCACAGTGCATCCAGAATTTGTTCCTTGGATAGCACGGCATTCGGATGCTGCATAAAGAAACAGAGCAGCTTGTACTCTGCGCCGGTCAGTTCCAGCAAGATTCCGTTTTTGTACGCCTGCCCCTGCAACAGCCGGACGGTGATACTGCCCGATTCCAGTACGGGTTCTCCTGCGCTGAACGCATTTGCACGGCGAAGCAGTGCATTGACCCGCGACAACAGGACACCCAGCTTGAACGGCTTGGTCAGGTAATCATCCCCGCCCATATCCAGTCCCATGATGATATTCATTTCCTCATCCGAAGCAGTCAGGAACAGAATCGGCACATTGGATGTGCGCCGCACCTTCTGGCAGAAATCGAAGCCAGAGCCATCCGGCAGGGAAACATCCAGCACCAGCAGGTCATATTTTCTGTCTGACCACAGCACCTCGGCTTCTGCCAGCGTCCGGGCGGTATCCAGTGCAAAGCCCTGCTTCTTGAATGCAAAGGTCAGCCCACTGATCAGGCTCAAATCATCTTCCAAAAGGAACAGTTTTCTCATGATTCCCTCTCTTTTCCGCGTTTTGTGTGTCCTACAAGTTCAAAAGCATTATAAGTTTTTTCTGCGAACATTACAATGTGCGAAACGGAAATTGTTTTTTGCCGTGTGTTAAATATAAGTCCTACTATCACCGCTTTACTGC is a window encoding:
- a CDS encoding HAMP domain-containing histidine kinase; amino-acid sequence: MKVFANREIRNLFQAVLAVWAVALALTQGVAWHTTHAFSFGSLFVFLLLGGCLWGILFCYFQRQSALLEQAVQQIQSCLDGNPDARLDCDREGELYRLFHSVNALAAVLSAHADNEQREKHFLKNTIADISHQLKTPLAALNIYNGLLQDEAVSPSEVKEFADLSEQELDRIETLVQNLLKITRLDAGSVVLEKKNENVAEMVQDIARQYNYRAEQEQKKLVLSGSEAVTLWCDRDWMQEAVDNLVKNALDHTKSGDTIQVEWNALPSMVQIKVRDNGSGIHPEDLYHIFKRFYRSRFSQDTQGIGLGLPLTKAVVEAHHGTIEVDSELGKGTTFTLNFPIPTKL
- a CDS encoding response regulator transcription factor, translated to MRKLFLLEDDLSLISGLTFAFKKQGFALDTARTLAEAEVLWSDRKYDLLVLDVSLPDGSGFDFCQKVRRTSNVPILFLTASDEEMNIIMGLDMGGDDYLTKPFKLGVLLSRVNALLRRANAFSAGEPVLESGSITVRLLQGQAYKNGILLELTGAEYKLLCFFMQHPNAVLSKEQILDALWDCDGDYIDSSALTVYIRRLRMKIEDDPGKPQMLLTVRGMGYKWNG
- a CDS encoding ABC transporter permease yields the protein MSSTEMKSYLSLIPISAKVRRRQNRMTILCIVLAVFLVTVVFSMADMAIRMETSNQLNKNGNWHIMVKDISPETAAELAAQEDVAAFSAYSDINASLTENYFAGDKRAALVGADDAILQIFPGMQCSTAPADGEVLVTANIRDWLDVTVGTAIPLTLPDGQTISLTVAGFNEDTSEANQYDAVVLVMNRSTFSQITAQVEESFETQYYIQFKPRTNLRQSIENVEKEYGIPEEKISENAYLMALNASSNNDYIVGLYTVAAVLAGMVVLAGIFMITGSINSNVAQRTSYYGMLRCLGAGKNQVRTLVRLEALFWCKTAVPAGCVLGIVSTWGLCAFLRGFVGDEFSSLPVFGISPVGIVCGMVLGLVTVWFAASSPARRAAKASPITAATGNAVENAAASPCHARLFGSRAELSLGVSHATSSKKNLLLMTGSFALSILLFLSFSVLLRWVGFALNPLQPYAPDLSVGETSGQNVLDPVLVEQLEALPEVKHAFGRMYCPFPAEYQGKQGSIDLISYDTIQFGWAKKDLISGTLPQEPEDGTYPVLTVFDKSNSLTVGDTIQLEDAKLTVVGVLNDSPFSSTDSPIVICTEETFHQLTGQNRYAVIDIQLKDTTADAAIAQIHTLLSDTLNKQVVFSNRIEGNRMIQSTYWAFHLVVYAFLIVIAGITILNIINSISMSVSARMKQYGILRAIGMDDAQLKRMISAEAGTYAVSGLVVGIALGLVLNRKLYILLITHYFGAAWQVPWGCLAVIVVVVLAAVVLAVYNPVRRILMQPITATISEL
- a CDS encoding ABC transporter ATP-binding protein; translated protein: MELLEVNHLCKTYGSGETAVHALKDVSFSVPKGEYVAVVGESGSGKSTLLNLIGGLDTPTSGKVLIDGKDVFAMKDRELTIFRRRNIGFIFQAFNLIPELTVEQNILFPVLLDYQKPDRAYLEELLTVLNLKDRRKHLPSQLSGGQQQRVAIGRALMTRPSLILADEPTGNLDTQNTSEVIALLKETSRKYEQTILMITHNRSIAQTADRVLQVSDGCLTDFGRCRE